From the genome of Orcinus orca chromosome 5, mOrcOrc1.1, whole genome shotgun sequence, one region includes:
- the LOC117196068 gene encoding serine/arginine repetitive matrix protein 3-like, translated as MITLRPALPHRGPCGPARPGRALGALRPALLPPRRRSRSGRAGGSRGARGRRVGGRKEDLQQIPRGGGGRGSGGGGGGGWRRRQRRRRRCPGTPPPIVPRPGPAPAPRPAPPAAQPALTLQRLALPRSLKLLIPGKLARGPGANPQTKSETSAGLERLLEEEDAEGKRPGHLNKIR; from the exons ATGATTACGCTGCGGCCGGCACTTCCGCACCGCGGGCCCtgcggcccggcccggcccgggcgCGCGCTCGGCGCCCTGCGCCCCGCGCTCCTGCCACCCCGGAGGCGCTCGCGCTCGGGGAGGGCTGGGGGTTCCCGAGGCGCCCGCGGGCGGAgagtggggggaaggaaggaggatttGCAACAAATACCTCGGGGAGGAGGCGGCcggggcagcggcggcggcggcggcggcggctggagGCGGAGGCAGCGGAGAAGGAGGAGGTGCCCAGGCACTCCCCCTCCCATTGTCCCCAGGCCCGGCCCCGCGCCCGCACCGCGCCCCGCGCCCCCGGCCGCGCAGCCAGCCCTTACCTTGCAGCGCCTGGCTCTCCCCCGCTCGCTAAAGCTACTTATCCCAGGAAAGCTCGCACGGGGCCCGGGAGCGAACCCACAGACAAAAAGTGAAACTTCGGCAGGGCTGGAGCGGCTGCTG gaagaggaagatgcAGAAGGTAAAAGGCCTGGGCatttaaataaaatcagataA